The following are encoded together in the Tatumella ptyseos genome:
- the pcaD gene encoding 3-oxoadipate enol-lactonase, whose protein sequence is MDLEYRLDGPDNAPVLVLSNSLGTLWNLWDGQFSEWSKQFRVLRYQTRGHGGSPSRDTPFTLAQLGQDVVALLDHLNIARAHFCGISLGGLTGLWLNRYAPSRFDRLIIANTAARIGQRDTWLTRADQVRKQGLTGLAASAAQRWFTEGYVQQRPGIVENFTDQLQQLSPQGYAACCEALAYADLRNELDAMSRPLLVIAGEQDPVTTVEDAQRIVSHCTQSQLVTLPASHLSNVECSVPFCQHVLKFLTE, encoded by the coding sequence ATGGATTTAGAATATCGGCTGGATGGCCCTGACAATGCTCCCGTCCTTGTGCTCTCCAACTCATTGGGGACACTGTGGAACTTATGGGATGGGCAGTTTAGTGAGTGGAGTAAGCAATTTCGCGTACTGCGTTATCAAACCCGCGGTCATGGCGGCAGTCCTTCGAGAGACACGCCTTTTACCTTGGCGCAACTGGGGCAAGATGTGGTGGCCCTCTTAGATCATCTGAATATCGCTCGGGCCCACTTCTGTGGGATCTCGCTCGGTGGTTTAACGGGATTATGGCTGAACCGCTACGCGCCTTCACGTTTTGACCGGCTTATCATCGCCAATACGGCCGCACGGATCGGACAACGCGACACATGGTTGACCAGAGCCGACCAGGTACGTAAACAAGGGCTGACGGGGCTTGCTGCCAGTGCCGCACAGCGCTGGTTTACTGAGGGGTATGTCCAACAGCGTCCCGGTATTGTTGAAAATTTCACCGACCAATTACAGCAGCTTTCTCCCCAAGGCTATGCCGCTTGCTGCGAGGCATTAGCCTACGCAGACTTACGTAATGAACTCGACGCGATGTCACGACCCTTGTTGGTCATTGCCGGTGAACAGGATCCTGTCACTACTGTAGAAGATGCGCAGCGGATTGTTTCCCATTGTACGCAAAGTCAATTAGTGACCCTGCCAGCATCACATCTTTCCAACGTGGAATGCAGTGTTCCCTTCTGCCAACACGTTTTAAAATTTTTAACCGAGTAG
- the pcaF gene encoding 3-oxoadipyl-CoA thiolase, with translation MANAYLCHGVRTPFGRLNGALAAIRTDELAALPLVALSEFYPDLDLAQIDDVILGCANQSGEDNRNVARMATLLAGYPAAVPGVTVNRLCASGLEAVATAARAIKSGEANLMIAGGVESMSRAPFVMGKAESPFSRSMQLEDTTMGWRFINPRLTALYGTETMPQTAENLAKRDAISREDQDAYALRSQQRTAEAQARGFYDNHLITVKQPASRLHKEVTMSIDEHPRLTSIEKLAALKPVVHPQGTITAGNASGLNDGACALLMASDDAIKTHQLQPFARVVASACCGIEPTVMGFGPVGAVHKVLKLAGLTLKQMDVIELNEAFAAQVISCARALGIPEEAPWLNPNGGAIALGHPLGASGGRLVLNAIHQLHEQKGRYALCTLCIGVGQGMAMIIERV, from the coding sequence ATGGCTAATGCTTACCTTTGCCATGGCGTACGTACCCCTTTCGGACGGTTAAACGGTGCGTTGGCAGCAATTCGAACCGATGAATTGGCTGCGCTGCCGCTGGTCGCCTTAAGTGAATTCTATCCCGATTTGGATCTTGCCCAGATTGATGATGTGATCCTTGGTTGTGCAAACCAATCTGGGGAAGATAACCGTAACGTCGCACGCATGGCGACATTATTAGCCGGATATCCTGCAGCCGTTCCTGGCGTGACGGTCAATCGTCTATGTGCCTCCGGTCTTGAAGCAGTGGCAACTGCAGCGCGGGCGATCAAATCCGGCGAAGCCAATCTGATGATTGCCGGTGGGGTTGAAAGTATGTCTCGTGCACCTTTTGTGATGGGCAAGGCAGAATCACCTTTTAGCCGTTCCATGCAGCTAGAAGATACCACCATGGGCTGGCGCTTTATTAATCCCCGCCTCACCGCACTGTATGGCACGGAAACTATGCCGCAAACAGCAGAGAATCTGGCAAAGCGTGATGCAATCTCACGCGAAGATCAAGATGCCTACGCCCTACGTAGTCAACAGCGTACAGCCGAAGCGCAGGCACGGGGTTTTTATGACAATCATCTAATTACGGTGAAACAGCCAGCCAGCCGCTTACATAAAGAAGTCACTATGAGTATTGATGAGCACCCTCGGCTCACCAGTATTGAGAAGCTAGCTGCACTAAAACCGGTGGTACATCCGCAGGGCACTATCACTGCAGGCAATGCCTCAGGCTTAAATGATGGTGCTTGCGCTCTCTTGATGGCGAGTGACGATGCGATTAAAACCCATCAATTACAACCTTTTGCCCGTGTGGTAGCTAGCGCCTGCTGTGGGATTGAACCTACTGTGATGGGTTTTGGTCCAGTGGGCGCAGTTCATAAAGTCTTGAAATTAGCGGGCCTCACACTCAAGCAGATGGATGTTATTGAATTAAATGAAGCCTTTGCCGCTCAAGTCATTAGCTGCGCAAGAGCCTTGGGGATCCCTGAAGAGGCCCCTTGGTTAAACCCTAATGGTGGCGCCATCGCCTTAGGTCATCCCTTGGGCGCATCCGGAGGCCGGTTGGTATTAAATGCAATTCACCAACTGCACGAACAAAAAGGCCGCTATGCCCTCTGCACACTCTGTATTGGTGTGGGACAAGGGATGGCAATGATTATCGAACGGGTTTAA
- a CDS encoding 3-oxoacid CoA-transferase subunit B, whose product MTSLTHHQLAQRIAADIPEGAYVNLGIGLPTLIANYLPSDKDIFLHSENGLLGMGAYPEADAIDPDLINAGKEPVTLLAGGAFFHHGDSFAMMRGGHLDICVLGAYQVSAKGDLANWSTGNPQAIPAVGGAMDLATGAKKVYVMTNHLTRDGQSKIVEHCTFPLTGLGCIDRIYSDLAVMEVTHQGLVVTEILADITAEALQEVTPVPLSFQLTFQEVAHG is encoded by the coding sequence ATGACATCGTTAACCCATCATCAACTCGCCCAACGCATTGCTGCCGATATCCCCGAAGGGGCCTATGTTAATTTAGGCATTGGCTTACCGACGCTGATTGCTAACTACCTGCCTAGTGACAAAGATATTTTCCTGCACAGCGAAAATGGTTTGTTGGGAATGGGTGCTTATCCTGAGGCGGATGCCATCGATCCTGACCTTATCAACGCGGGTAAAGAGCCGGTTACTTTACTTGCCGGGGGCGCGTTTTTTCATCATGGTGACTCTTTCGCCATGATGCGTGGCGGTCATTTGGATATCTGTGTACTGGGCGCCTATCAAGTTTCCGCTAAAGGGGATTTAGCCAATTGGAGTACCGGCAACCCCCAAGCAATTCCCGCAGTAGGCGGTGCGATGGATTTAGCTACTGGGGCGAAAAAAGTCTATGTGATGACTAACCATCTCACTCGCGATGGGCAATCCAAGATTGTGGAGCACTGTACCTTTCCCCTAACGGGTTTAGGCTGTATAGACCGGATTTATAGTGACTTAGCGGTAATGGAGGTGACTCACCAAGGCTTAGTCGTGACCGAAATTCTTGCCGATATCACTGCCGAAGCATTACAGGAAGTGACCCCTGTTCCTTTGAGTTTTCAGTTAACATTCCAGGAGGTTGCTCATGGCTAA
- a CDS encoding 3-oxoacid CoA-transferase subunit A — translation MITKLYGSAIEAIGDIKDGAVIMIGGFGPAGQPVELIDALISHAPKHLTLISNNAGNGDFGLAALLKAGCVDKMICSFPRQSDSWVFDELYREKRVALELVPQGNLVARIQAAGAGIGAFYTPTGFGTALTEGKETREIAGKHYVLEYPLAADYALIKAHRADRWGNLTFNKAGRNFGPIMAAAASCTIAQTTHIAELGDIDPEVIVTPGIFVNRVVHTPDAQTRLSA, via the coding sequence ATGATAACTAAACTCTACGGCTCCGCCATCGAGGCGATCGGTGACATTAAAGACGGTGCGGTCATTATGATTGGCGGTTTTGGTCCCGCAGGACAACCCGTCGAACTGATCGATGCACTGATTAGCCACGCACCCAAGCATCTAACGCTGATAAGTAATAACGCAGGCAACGGGGATTTCGGTTTGGCTGCGTTACTGAAAGCCGGCTGCGTGGATAAGATGATCTGTTCGTTTCCCCGCCAGAGTGACTCATGGGTCTTCGATGAATTATATCGCGAGAAACGCGTCGCCTTAGAGCTGGTACCGCAAGGCAATTTGGTGGCTCGTATTCAAGCTGCTGGTGCTGGAATTGGCGCGTTTTACACACCAACGGGTTTCGGTACCGCCCTAACTGAAGGTAAAGAGACTCGAGAGATTGCGGGCAAACACTATGTTTTAGAGTATCCCTTAGCCGCTGACTATGCCTTGATTAAAGCGCATCGCGCAGATCGTTGGGGAAATTTAACCTTCAATAAGGCCGGACGTAATTTTGGTCCGATCATGGCCGCCGCAGCCTCCTGCACTATCGCGCAAACCACCCATATTGCTGAATTGGGCGACATTGACCCTGAAGTAATAGTCACACCCGGTATTTTCGTCAATCGTGTCGTCCATACACCTGACGCTCAAACACGGCTTTCGGCCTAG
- a CDS encoding IclR family transcriptional regulator domain-containing protein: MMAEKTPHPAHVAIAELMALTENRYKGDPNFMSSLARGLMVLQAFSPAYQALSTAEISKATGLHRAAVRRCLYTLNALGFVDSNDNRHYHLLPKVLTLGQAYLQGSDLARHAQKALDYLAKELNHSCSVATYDAGMILYVARSSAKKILQIDLGRGSRLPAYATSMGQVLLSELTATQLDHYLATTPLLPFTEFTLTDPQALRERLAEIKGKGYAINDQQLELGLTSLAVPMYSAKGKVVAAMNVGMSSSESEIGELKQRILPRLQRAAMELSLVL; the protein is encoded by the coding sequence ATGATGGCCGAAAAAACCCCGCATCCAGCCCATGTCGCGATTGCCGAGCTGATGGCACTGACGGAAAACCGTTATAAGGGCGATCCAAACTTTATGTCTTCGCTGGCACGAGGTCTGATGGTGCTACAAGCCTTCAGTCCAGCCTACCAAGCGCTCTCCACCGCCGAAATTAGTAAAGCTACTGGCCTGCATCGCGCCGCAGTACGTCGCTGTTTGTATACCCTTAATGCACTTGGATTTGTCGATAGTAACGATAATCGCCACTACCATCTGCTACCCAAAGTACTCACCTTGGGACAAGCCTATTTACAGGGTTCTGACCTCGCACGTCACGCGCAAAAGGCACTTGACTATCTGGCTAAAGAATTAAATCACTCTTGCTCAGTAGCGACTTATGATGCAGGCATGATCTTGTATGTCGCGCGGTCCTCAGCGAAGAAAATTCTACAAATCGATTTAGGTCGGGGGAGTCGGTTACCGGCCTATGCCACCTCTATGGGACAGGTCTTACTGAGTGAATTGACTGCTACGCAACTCGACCACTATTTAGCGACCACGCCACTCTTGCCTTTTACTGAGTTTACCCTCACCGACCCTCAGGCACTGCGGGAACGTCTAGCCGAGATTAAAGGCAAGGGTTACGCGATTAATGATCAACAACTTGAGCTAGGGTTAACGTCTTTAGCCGTCCCCATGTATTCAGCAAAAGGGAAGGTGGTGGCAGCCATGAATGTCGGGATGAGCAGTAGCGAGAGCGAAATTGGTGAACTTAAACAGCGAATTCTACCGCGCTTGCAGCGTGCGGCCATGGAGTTATCGTTAGTGCTGTAG
- a CDS encoding GMC family oxidoreductase yields the protein MSQANYDVLVIGSGAAGCVIAGYLAENTSARIAVLEAGAKDKDPMIHIPAGYGQILAKDHHVWDYDTIPQHGSVRRFRMGKVVGGGTSINAMCYVRGQKRDFDHWHEASGHDQDWSFENIWQTFIEQEKNDTFHNKHHGVKGNLAVQLPHGINELNQYCLKSFQEYGLPYNPDYNGDSQVGVSPVQSNVGGQKRCSAYVAHLQRHVESGRVTLLTDHTVRKILMEGTTATGVEVDHNGSLKVIRAQQVILSAGAVQSPKILKFSGIGPAAELTQFGIDVVVDLPGVGENLHDHPIIPVSAYVKGVLGYQSAALGFGTIKAGMRYYLTKDGPASGNGIETVSYWNPLDLTAEPTVQCYHEPIISTNGLTPTGTRSGITFALVVLQPRSRGSVKLASRDPLAMPLIDPNFIGDDYDLEVGVQAVKSMREIMQQESLAEVIEEEVMPGAKVQSDAEIGEFVKQVATTMWHPVGTCRMGSDPLSVVDANLQVHGVQNLHVIDASIMPTITSGNTNAPTQALALIAAKRFAKRFYA from the coding sequence ATGAGTCAAGCAAACTATGATGTATTAGTGATTGGTAGCGGCGCGGCAGGATGTGTGATTGCCGGCTATTTAGCGGAAAATACTTCAGCCCGGATCGCCGTACTGGAAGCGGGAGCAAAAGATAAAGACCCAATGATCCACATCCCTGCGGGTTACGGTCAGATCCTTGCAAAAGATCATCATGTTTGGGATTACGATACTATCCCGCAACACGGCTCGGTGCGTCGTTTCCGTATGGGAAAGGTCGTCGGCGGGGGGACCTCGATCAATGCCATGTGTTATGTGCGCGGGCAAAAGCGTGATTTCGACCATTGGCATGAGGCAAGTGGTCATGACCAAGACTGGTCGTTTGAGAATATTTGGCAGACGTTTATCGAACAAGAGAAAAACGACACCTTCCATAATAAACATCATGGCGTTAAGGGAAATCTTGCCGTCCAGTTACCGCATGGGATAAATGAACTTAATCAATATTGTTTGAAGAGTTTCCAAGAGTATGGGCTACCTTACAACCCTGACTATAATGGCGATAGCCAAGTGGGGGTTTCGCCAGTACAAAGTAACGTTGGGGGACAGAAACGCTGTAGCGCCTATGTCGCTCACCTCCAACGTCATGTTGAGTCAGGCCGTGTCACCCTCCTTACCGATCACACTGTGCGTAAAATCTTGATGGAAGGAACGACCGCCACCGGTGTTGAGGTGGATCATAATGGTAGCTTGAAGGTTATTCGCGCTCAGCAAGTGATCCTATCGGCTGGGGCCGTTCAATCGCCTAAAATTCTTAAGTTTTCGGGGATTGGCCCAGCGGCTGAACTGACGCAATTTGGTATTGATGTTGTGGTTGACTTACCGGGGGTGGGCGAAAATTTACATGACCACCCTATTATCCCAGTCAGTGCATACGTTAAAGGTGTATTAGGTTATCAAAGCGCTGCTTTAGGCTTCGGTACCATTAAAGCGGGTATGCGATATTACCTGACCAAAGATGGCCCGGCATCAGGCAATGGTATTGAAACGGTATCTTATTGGAACCCGTTAGATTTAACCGCCGAACCAACCGTACAGTGCTATCACGAACCGATCATCTCGACCAATGGCTTAACGCCAACCGGTACGCGTTCGGGGATTACTTTCGCCCTCGTCGTTCTTCAACCCCGCAGTCGTGGGTCAGTGAAACTTGCTAGCCGTGACCCGCTTGCTATGCCGTTGATTGACCCAAATTTTATCGGCGACGACTACGATTTAGAAGTGGGTGTTCAAGCGGTAAAATCTATGCGTGAAATCATGCAACAGGAGTCCTTGGCAGAAGTTATCGAAGAAGAAGTCATGCCAGGTGCGAAGGTTCAATCGGATGCGGAAATCGGCGAGTTCGTTAAACAAGTGGCGACGACTATGTGGCACCCGGTCGGTACCTGCCGGATGGGTAGTGATCCACTTTCCGTAGTGGATGCCAATCTGCAAGTCCATGGCGTACAAAATCTACACGTTATCGATGCCTCGATCATGCCGACCATCACCAGCGGTAATACTAATGCGCCGACGCAAGCTCTAGCGCTGATTGCTGCCAAGCGGTTTGCTAAACGTTTCTACGCATAA
- a CDS encoding transporter: MKKSITRASLLTAVLLLSRYGHAVDVNTGDYDALPSGTNLAMVYLQYSEANDYYQQGNRQDGYLRTEMSITRLIHYTDINGMLVDPQILLPYGSVRGASVNGQSLGNATGFGDPIIGATFWVINQPQAGYVGRTVGITPLLTLPLGNYDRHKAINIGENRYKFDLQIGWVEPLYKQLSLEMFQDSVFYGHNNDAGNGNQTLKQHPTYELQTNLRYDFNRTQKMAVGYAIYTGGRQHLDGDYNQTKTASQQARIEYQQLFAGHFQVSTQLIHDFDVKSGYKKDTGLNLRLLYLF, encoded by the coding sequence ATGAAAAAATCAATAACCCGAGCCAGCTTATTAACGGCGGTTTTGCTCTTAAGTCGTTATGGGCATGCCGTGGATGTTAATACCGGCGATTACGATGCATTACCCTCTGGCACCAATCTAGCAATGGTGTATTTACAGTACAGCGAAGCCAATGACTATTATCAGCAAGGTAATCGACAAGATGGCTATCTGCGCACCGAAATGTCGATTACCCGTCTAATTCACTATACCGATATCAACGGTATGCTGGTGGATCCGCAAATTTTGCTGCCTTATGGCAGTGTGCGGGGGGCTTCGGTGAACGGGCAATCCTTAGGAAATGCCACAGGATTTGGTGATCCGATTATTGGAGCAACTTTCTGGGTGATTAACCAGCCGCAAGCAGGCTACGTTGGACGTACTGTAGGGATCACACCGCTATTAACATTGCCATTAGGCAATTACGATCGGCATAAAGCCATTAATATTGGTGAGAATCGCTATAAATTTGACTTACAGATTGGGTGGGTTGAACCGCTTTATAAACAACTAAGCCTTGAGATGTTCCAAGATAGCGTTTTTTATGGCCACAATAATGATGCGGGTAATGGTAACCAAACCCTTAAGCAACATCCCACTTACGAACTACAAACTAATCTACGATACGATTTTAACCGTACGCAAAAAATGGCGGTGGGTTACGCAATCTATACTGGCGGACGTCAACATTTAGATGGCGACTATAATCAAACTAAGACGGCGAGCCAACAAGCCCGTATCGAGTACCAACAGCTATTTGCTGGCCATTTTCAAGTCAGTACGCAGCTTATTCATGATTTCGATGTGAAGAGCGGCTACAAAAAAGATACCGGTCTAAACCTGAGACTGCTGTATTTATTCTAA
- the mdlD gene encoding NAD(P)-dependent benzaldehyde dehydrogenase MdlD, which yields MTIQTVIDQAFAAQKKAFLTGKTTSIEGRLANLRRFKQAILTNKEAIYQALDSDLGKTPDVVDMAEIGAVTEEIDVMLENLATWAQDDVFPLAGHFTGSEGRIRAEPYGLTYIIGPFNYPFNLTLTPLVGAIAAGNTAILKPSESTPATSAIIKKVIEESFDPEIVTVIEGGRKENEILLAKPFDFFFFTGSPNVGKIIMKAAADHLAPVVLELGGKCPVVVFEDANIDLLIERLTYTKYLNSGQTCVAPDYLLVPEAIKEQVVSKLLAKISADYQGKSIGKVVNAKQIEKLASYLQATKGKVVAGGEYDEQKRQFAATVVTDVEWDDALMEDEIFGPILPILSYTDLAKVREKIITHHEKPLAIYAFSRDEQAALDFITTIQSGDAQINDMLTHAMCPQLPFGGIGPSGMGKYHGKTSFDIYSHKRSIRTVKA from the coding sequence ATGACTATTCAAACTGTGATCGACCAAGCTTTTGCAGCACAAAAAAAAGCTTTTTTAACCGGGAAAACTACCAGTATTGAGGGCCGTTTAGCAAATTTACGCCGTTTTAAGCAAGCTATTTTAACTAATAAAGAAGCGATTTATCAGGCTTTGGATAGCGATTTGGGGAAAACCCCAGACGTTGTCGACATGGCTGAGATCGGTGCCGTCACCGAAGAAATCGATGTCATGTTAGAGAACCTCGCGACGTGGGCGCAGGACGATGTTTTCCCTCTAGCCGGCCATTTTACCGGTTCAGAAGGGCGTATTCGTGCCGAGCCTTATGGCTTAACCTATATTATCGGGCCGTTTAACTATCCGTTCAATTTGACCCTCACGCCATTGGTTGGAGCCATTGCTGCAGGTAATACGGCGATTCTTAAACCCTCAGAGTCGACACCAGCCACCTCAGCTATCATCAAAAAAGTGATTGAAGAGAGCTTTGATCCCGAAATTGTGACAGTTATCGAAGGAGGGCGTAAAGAGAACGAGATTCTGTTGGCTAAACCTTTTGATTTCTTCTTCTTTACCGGCAGCCCGAATGTCGGAAAAATCATCATGAAGGCCGCTGCCGACCACTTAGCTCCAGTCGTTTTAGAGCTAGGCGGAAAATGTCCGGTGGTCGTGTTCGAGGATGCCAACATTGATCTCCTTATTGAACGCCTGACCTACACCAAGTACTTAAATAGTGGCCAAACCTGTGTAGCCCCTGACTATCTCTTAGTTCCCGAAGCAATAAAAGAACAGGTCGTGAGTAAGCTTTTAGCGAAAATTAGTGCTGATTATCAAGGCAAAAGTATTGGTAAAGTTGTCAACGCCAAACAAATTGAAAAACTTGCCAGCTATCTTCAAGCGACGAAAGGAAAAGTGGTTGCTGGGGGAGAGTATGATGAACAAAAGCGTCAATTCGCCGCAACCGTTGTCACCGATGTGGAGTGGGATGATGCGCTGATGGAAGACGAGATTTTTGGACCCATTTTACCGATCCTGAGTTACACCGATTTGGCAAAAGTACGTGAAAAGATTATTACTCATCATGAAAAGCCTCTGGCTATTTATGCTTTCAGCCGTGACGAGCAGGCTGCCTTAGACTTTATTACCACTATTCAGTCCGGCGATGCGCAGATCAACGATATGTTGACGCACGCCATGTGTCCACAACTGCCGTTCGGTGGTATCGGTCCTTCGGGAATGGGAAAATATCATGGTAAAACCAGTTTTGATATTTACTCACACAAACGTTCTATTCGTACCGTAAAAGCTTAA
- a CDS encoding helix-turn-helix transcriptional regulator, translating to MKSKDLAKFLAESYGLQFLKPSNVTLSEENEFCTIHTPSAIFSRFDGFKDTLTAYPQQGTSDQVIFKLVTEGEIHIANRFGEISLPHGSLSLMPWHSQFEEVFTRPTSLYVIGCDRKLAEQVLPMTRQSGGYSTQLCAEDFHYLSTLIDHYVAQATQVTPMMATVGSRMIITSLGEVLLNSETLTRTRKASKVRNIMAIKSYISQHLHESQLTAQEIADHTHLSVNYMNRLLAEEGLSLMKLVWQLRLEESRRLLEKPLANTLQLAEIAWQCGFSSQSHFSQAFRRYFGMTPKEMRAQRPH from the coding sequence ATGAAATCGAAAGATCTCGCGAAGTTTCTCGCGGAAAGTTATGGACTGCAATTTCTCAAACCCTCGAACGTTACGCTAAGCGAGGAGAATGAGTTCTGTACTATTCATACGCCCAGCGCAATATTTTCTCGTTTCGATGGGTTCAAAGACACGCTCACCGCCTATCCCCAGCAGGGAACTTCCGATCAGGTTATATTCAAATTAGTAACCGAGGGTGAAATTCATATCGCCAATCGTTTTGGGGAAATATCATTGCCCCATGGATCACTTTCGTTAATGCCTTGGCATAGTCAGTTTGAGGAAGTATTTACTCGACCTACCTCTCTTTATGTTATTGGTTGTGACCGCAAATTAGCCGAGCAAGTCTTACCGATGACACGCCAAAGTGGTGGCTATTCGACGCAACTTTGTGCAGAGGATTTTCACTATTTGAGTACGTTGATCGACCACTATGTTGCTCAAGCTACGCAGGTAACGCCGATGATGGCGACGGTGGGTAGCCGAATGATTATTACCTCTCTTGGTGAGGTGTTATTAAACAGTGAAACCTTAACGCGCACTCGAAAAGCATCTAAGGTCCGTAACATCATGGCGATTAAAAGCTATATCAGCCAGCACCTACACGAGAGCCAACTCACGGCGCAAGAAATTGCTGACCATACCCACCTAAGTGTGAATTATATGAACCGGTTATTAGCGGAAGAAGGCTTGTCCTTGATGAAGCTAGTCTGGCAATTACGGCTTGAAGAATCTCGCCGCTTATTGGAGAAGCCTCTTGCTAATACCTTACAGCTCGCAGAAATTGCCTGGCAATGTGGCTTCAGCAGTCAGTCCCACTTTTCACAAGCCTTTCGCCGATATTTTGGTATGACGCCTAAAGAAATGCGGGCGCAGCGCCCGCACTGA
- a CDS encoding bestrophin family protein has product MIVRPAQHWFVRLFTWHGSVMPQILFRLLLNIGMSLIALAFYPWLSQHNAHLTLPPFSLLGIAIAIFLGFRNNASYSRYLEARKIWGSMMITSRSLIRQTLCAVNEGQSPKLAAKLLIAYAWTLNHSLRGSSARQDLERLITPEHIDDLVNRQSMANMLLLKVGKFYADLLRQGKVSELNYRNIDENLNELSRCLGGCERIANTPVPFAYSLILQRTVYLFCTLLPWALVADLHWLTPFVSGFVSYTFLSWDAVAEEMEHPFGKGANNLALDAICTGIERNLLEMTEQTPLPPLKQVDQYYNLT; this is encoded by the coding sequence ATGATTGTCCGCCCCGCACAACACTGGTTTGTCCGCCTTTTTACTTGGCATGGTTCCGTCATGCCCCAAATCCTGTTTCGCTTACTCCTCAATATAGGGATGTCGCTGATTGCCCTAGCGTTTTACCCCTGGCTTAGTCAGCACAATGCGCATTTGACCTTACCGCCTTTCAGTTTATTAGGCATCGCCATTGCTATTTTCTTAGGTTTTCGAAATAACGCCAGCTACAGCCGATATTTGGAAGCCAGAAAAATTTGGGGCTCCATGATGATTACGAGCCGTAGCCTTATCCGTCAAACACTCTGTGCTGTAAATGAGGGGCAAAGCCCAAAATTAGCCGCCAAATTATTAATTGCTTATGCTTGGACACTAAACCACAGTTTACGAGGTAGCTCTGCGCGGCAGGACTTAGAGCGATTGATTACCCCAGAACACATTGACGACTTAGTGAATCGCCAATCGATGGCAAATATGCTGCTATTGAAGGTGGGAAAATTCTATGCTGATCTGCTGCGGCAAGGAAAGGTATCCGAACTTAACTATCGTAACATCGACGAAAATCTCAATGAATTATCGCGCTGCTTGGGAGGCTGTGAGCGTATCGCGAATACTCCTGTACCTTTTGCGTATTCGTTGATCTTACAACGAACCGTTTACCTGTTTTGTACTCTGCTACCTTGGGCCTTGGTTGCAGATTTACATTGGTTAACGCCTTTTGTCTCCGGTTTTGTGTCATATACCTTCTTGTCATGGGATGCGGTGGCGGAAGAGATGGAGCATCCCTTTGGTAAAGGCGCTAATAACCTTGCGCTCGATGCTATCTGTACCGGTATCGAACGCAATCTATTAGAGATGACGGAGCAAACACCTTTACCGCCATTGAAGCAGGTCGATCAATATTATAATCTCACTTGA
- the rutD gene encoding pyrimidine utilization protein D, whose protein sequence is MAYRVSGRDEPDVPTVLLSSGLGGVASYWRPQLTRLERDYRVIVYDQRGTGGSSAQLPDDYTMDMMAQEVVQLLDHLGIQSCHLVGHALGGIIGLTLAELYPQRLLSLVVINGWAALSPHTQRCFEVRRNLLSISAEAYLQAQPCFLYPADWLAQHVEEMAEEELLQRQHFQGEHNLRRRLAALMAVDLSASLQKITLPCFVMCSKDDLLVPWMCSEQLAEGLINSQFSLIAYGGHAMTVTDPVPFTDQLIHWLESVTTSQ, encoded by the coding sequence ATCGCTTATCGCGTTTCGGGCCGTGACGAGCCAGACGTTCCCACAGTCTTACTCTCTTCAGGTTTAGGAGGTGTCGCCAGTTATTGGCGGCCACAACTTACTCGTCTAGAGCGAGATTATCGTGTGATAGTTTATGACCAGCGCGGTACTGGTGGCAGTTCGGCGCAATTACCAGACGACTACACAATGGACATGATGGCCCAAGAGGTTGTGCAGTTACTGGATCACTTGGGGATCCAGTCTTGTCATCTGGTTGGACATGCTTTGGGCGGTATCATAGGCCTCACCCTGGCTGAATTATACCCGCAGCGGTTACTCAGTTTAGTGGTGATTAATGGTTGGGCAGCACTTAGCCCGCATACTCAACGCTGTTTTGAGGTACGACGTAATCTCTTATCGATAAGTGCGGAAGCCTATCTACAGGCTCAGCCCTGTTTCCTCTATCCCGCTGATTGGCTCGCCCAGCACGTAGAAGAGATGGCGGAAGAAGAGCTATTGCAGCGACAGCATTTTCAAGGTGAGCATAATTTGCGGCGTCGGTTAGCGGCGTTGATGGCAGTTGATCTGAGTGCGAGTCTACAGAAGATTACTCTACCTTGTTTTGTGATGTGTTCGAAAGATGATTTACTGGTTCCTTGGATGTGTTCCGAACAGCTGGCAGAAGGGTTAATCAATAGCCAATTTTCTCTAATAGCCTACGGGGGACATGCCATGACAGTGACTGACCCTGTCCCCTTCACCGATCAACTTATCCATTGGCTAGAAAGCGTGACAACGTCACAATAA